From Balneola sp. MJW-20, the proteins below share one genomic window:
- a CDS encoding response regulator transcription factor, which yields MSDKKTKILVVEDEPSLIFTLRDTLESEGYEVFVSEEGTGALEMAKEHEPDLMILDIMLPGKSGYEIAEEVRASKMTFPIIMLTAKDQEVDKVKGLNVGADDYLTKPFGVKELLARIQARLRRKGTYSSSNEVDILKLGPINVDLMESVVERPDGEEIELTSREVELIRYLLKSANEPVSRDELLEKVWRYEYSTNTRTVDVHISKLRAKIEVTPEDPRYLITLHGVGYMLKTG from the coding sequence ATGTCGGATAAAAAAACAAAGATCCTGGTCGTGGAAGACGAACCGAGCCTTATATTCACCCTGCGTGACACCCTCGAAAGTGAAGGCTATGAAGTTTTTGTGAGCGAAGAAGGAACAGGAGCTTTGGAAATGGCTAAAGAGCATGAGCCCGATCTTATGATCCTGGATATCATGCTTCCCGGCAAAAGCGGTTATGAGATCGCTGAAGAAGTACGTGCATCTAAAATGACCTTTCCTATCATTATGCTGACTGCCAAAGATCAGGAAGTCGATAAGGTGAAAGGACTTAATGTCGGTGCTGATGACTATCTCACCAAGCCTTTCGGAGTGAAAGAGCTGCTGGCCCGTATTCAGGCACGGCTTCGACGTAAAGGCACTTATTCCAGCTCAAATGAAGTGGATATCCTGAAACTGGGCCCGATCAATGTAGACCTGATGGAATCCGTAGTGGAGCGCCCCGACGGTGAAGAGATCGAACTGACATCCAGGGAAGTGGAACTGATCCGTTACCTGCTGAAAAGTGCGAACGAACCGGTTTCCAGGGATGAGTTGCTTGAAAAAGTATGGCGCTACGAGTACAGCACCAATACCCGTACCGTAGATGTGCATATCTCAAAACTGAGAGCTAAGATCGAGGTCACTCCGGAAGATCCGAGATACCTTATCACGCTGCACGGCGTGGGTTATATGCTTAAGACAGGCTAA
- a CDS encoding sensor histidine kinase: MNIFKNRTLRWVLLTIGLCSIIILTGMNVYSLYNLRDNMVNTEETRQIEQVQNLTSAIRLEMIGPFRGINQMELEPMERVILEDRVFPKRLQEKIEAGYESPIYTDIYFTPENVNPCEPEQSIYLYDHRNKKLIEEDTYPAIVCDGVGLVRTKAKIQLNDFEYRWNNIIEFETHRSFNIALLNLSESRVIGYITAVIDPDYVVDEVISPLISDYFGKANETGTVVWLRDWARNEILASSDPTVTYDRELVNESESFPGLFDNWILNINFQDLPVEQAYTSNLIKNLVVLGVGMVFVFGAMIFMFLTAQRERELSQRQAEFIANVTHELKTPLAVMQAAGENIQDGRVTEPDRLQNYGRHIYNESIRLRSMIEKLLDVAKVDSGQAVVKPVNTSLNELLAKYLDENTSYLKEKGFEVTFESADADPYCMVDPDSLETVINNLTENAVKYSTDNKYIGYKVFVKNDRAGLIVEDHGVGIPKHDLNNIFKKFYRVEDTLIAKTKGHGLGLSIVKNMVELNNGHIKVESSVGKGSKFIVTFPVSAAADTSESTVINKENTLETV; the protein is encoded by the coding sequence ATGAATATTTTCAAGAACCGGACCTTACGATGGGTTTTACTGACCATCGGTCTTTGTTCCATCATTATTTTAACGGGTATGAACGTGTATTCCCTGTACAATCTGAGGGATAACATGGTCAATACCGAAGAGACCCGACAGATCGAACAGGTGCAGAACCTGACCTCCGCGATCCGCCTGGAAATGATCGGCCCTTTCCGCGGGATCAATCAGATGGAGCTGGAACCCATGGAACGAGTGATCCTGGAAGACCGTGTCTTTCCTAAACGTTTACAGGAGAAGATCGAGGCAGGGTATGAGAGCCCGATCTATACCGATATCTATTTCACACCCGAAAACGTAAATCCCTGTGAGCCGGAACAGTCAATTTACCTCTATGATCATCGCAACAAAAAACTGATCGAGGAAGATACCTATCCGGCGATCGTATGCGACGGTGTGGGCCTGGTCCGGACCAAGGCCAAGATACAGCTCAATGATTTTGAGTACCGCTGGAATAACATAATCGAATTCGAAACCCACCGGAGTTTCAATATTGCCTTGCTGAACCTGAGTGAAAGCCGGGTCATTGGTTATATCACGGCCGTGATCGATCCTGATTATGTAGTTGATGAGGTGATCTCTCCTCTGATCTCGGACTACTTTGGCAAAGCCAATGAAACCGGTACGGTTGTGTGGTTACGCGACTGGGCCCGGAATGAGATCCTGGCTTCCTCTGATCCTACCGTAACTTATGACCGCGAACTGGTGAATGAAAGCGAGAGCTTTCCCGGATTGTTCGACAACTGGATCCTGAACATTAATTTTCAGGACCTGCCAGTGGAGCAGGCTTATACCTCCAACCTGATCAAAAATTTGGTGGTGCTGGGCGTAGGAATGGTCTTTGTATTCGGAGCCATGATATTCATGTTTCTTACCGCACAGCGGGAACGGGAACTGTCCCAGCGTCAGGCCGAATTCATTGCCAATGTAACTCATGAACTTAAAACCCCTCTGGCTGTGATGCAGGCTGCCGGAGAGAACATTCAGGACGGACGCGTCACCGAACCGGACCGACTGCAGAATTACGGGCGTCATATCTATAATGAATCCATAAGGCTCCGATCTATGATCGAGAAGCTGCTGGATGTAGCCAAGGTGGATTCCGGACAGGCGGTCGTAAAGCCCGTCAACACCTCCCTTAACGAACTGCTGGCTAAGTATCTGGATGAGAATACAAGTTACCTCAAGGAAAAGGGTTTTGAAGTAACCTTTGAATCAGCAGATGCGGATCCCTATTGCATGGTCGATCCGGATAGCCTGGAAACGGTGATCAATAATCTCACCGAAAATGCGGTCAAATACAGTACCGATAACAAATACATCGGTTATAAGGTCTTTGTGAAAAACGACCGGGCGGGATTGATCGTGGAAGATCATGGGGTAGGTATCCCGAAGCATGACCTCAACAATATCTTTAAGAAATTCTACCGGGTTGAAGATACCCTGATCGCAAAAACCAAAGGCCACGGACTGGGGCTCAGTATTGTAAAAAACATGGTTGAACTCAATAACGGGCACATTAAAGTGGAGAGTTCTGTTGGCAAAGGATCAAAGTTTATTGTAACATTCCCCGTCAGTGCCGCTGCCGATACTTCGGAATCAACGGTGATCAACAAGGAAAACACATTGGAGACCGTATAA
- a CDS encoding M1 family metallopeptidase → MLRYLILLISAALFINPLKAQDFTRQDTLRGSITPERAWWDLTYYHLSVKVDIDERMLIGSNLVQYKVLQEGESTLQIDLQEPMKITRVSREGNELPFEREGAVYFVELDQAPVMGEVNEVLVEFEGSPVVAPRPPWDGGITWQQDANGKPFVATANQGIGASIWWPNKDHMYDEVDSMLISVNVREDLMDVSNGRLRGVDELDDGTKTWHWFVSNPINNYGVNLNIGDYVHFSGSYLGEKGELDLDYYVLREDEERAREQFQQVIPMMEAFEYWMGPYPFYEDGFKLVQAPYLGMEHQSSVTYGNGFRNGYRGRDLSESGWGMKFDFIIIHESAHEWFANNITYKDVADMWVHEGFTNYAENLYLDYLYGKEASSEYVIGSRLNIKNDKPIIGKYGVRNRGSGDMYYKGASMLHTIRQLTDNDERWRSVIRGLNKEFYHQTVTTQQIENYMIEMLNIDLQPVFDQYLRDTRVPTLEYVFIDGGIRYRWSNAIEGFNMPVDVTINGSEFRLNPKQDDWLFMTLDLSQDPELKLDPNYYAGQREIDITLNAE, encoded by the coding sequence ATGCTTCGATACTTAATATTACTTATTAGTGCTGCACTATTCATCAATCCTCTCAAAGCCCAGGACTTCACCCGACAGGATACCCTTCGTGGATCCATTACTCCTGAGCGGGCATGGTGGGATCTGACCTATTATCACCTTTCTGTTAAAGTAGATATTGATGAGCGGATGCTCATCGGTTCGAACCTGGTTCAGTATAAAGTGCTGCAAGAAGGGGAAAGCACGCTTCAGATCGATCTGCAGGAACCGATGAAGATCACCAGGGTCAGCAGAGAAGGGAATGAACTTCCATTTGAGCGGGAAGGAGCCGTCTATTTCGTAGAGCTGGATCAGGCTCCGGTTATGGGCGAGGTAAATGAGGTGCTGGTTGAATTTGAAGGGAGTCCGGTAGTGGCACCCCGGCCACCCTGGGATGGAGGGATCACCTGGCAGCAAGATGCTAACGGAAAACCATTTGTGGCTACGGCCAACCAGGGGATAGGAGCCAGTATCTGGTGGCCGAATAAAGATCATATGTACGACGAAGTAGACAGCATGCTGATCAGTGTGAATGTCCGGGAAGATCTGATGGATGTCTCTAATGGCAGGCTGAGGGGAGTGGATGAACTGGATGATGGTACGAAAACCTGGCACTGGTTTGTAAGCAACCCGATCAACAATTACGGAGTGAACCTCAATATCGGGGACTACGTACATTTTAGCGGATCCTATCTGGGTGAAAAAGGAGAACTGGACCTGGATTATTATGTGCTCCGGGAAGATGAAGAACGTGCAAGAGAACAGTTTCAGCAGGTGATCCCTATGATGGAAGCCTTTGAATACTGGATGGGTCCTTATCCCTTCTACGAGGATGGCTTTAAGCTGGTGCAGGCACCCTACCTGGGAATGGAACATCAGTCATCGGTGACTTATGGCAACGGATTCCGCAACGGCTACAGGGGCAGGGACCTGAGTGAGTCAGGCTGGGGAATGAAATTCGATTTTATCATCATCCATGAGTCGGCCCATGAGTGGTTCGCCAATAACATCACCTACAAAGATGTAGCAGATATGTGGGTACATGAAGGATTCACCAACTATGCGGAAAACCTTTACCTGGATTACCTGTACGGAAAAGAAGCCTCCAGTGAATATGTAATCGGCTCCCGGTTGAATATCAAAAATGATAAACCGATCATCGGCAAATACGGAGTGCGAAACAGAGGGTCCGGAGATATGTATTATAAAGGAGCAAGTATGTTGCATACTATCCGTCAGCTCACCGATAATGACGAACGTTGGAGATCGGTGATCCGGGGGCTGAACAAAGAATTCTATCATCAGACCGTTACTACACAGCAGATCGAAAATTACATGATCGAAATGCTGAATATAGATCTGCAGCCGGTATTTGATCAGTACCTGAGAGATACCCGTGTCCCCACGCTGGAATATGTATTCATAGACGGAGGGATCCGCTATCGTTGGAGTAACGCTATCGAAGGATTTAATATGCCGGTGGATGTGACGATAAACGGTAGCGAGTTCAGGCTGAATCCAAAGCAGGATGACTGGCTGTTTATGACGCTTGATCTGTCTCAGGATCCCGAGTTGAAATTGGATCCTAATTATTATGCAGGCCAGAGGGAGATCGATATTACCTTGAATGCCGAATAG
- the ctaD gene encoding cytochrome c oxidase subunit I encodes MATAEVSSNIKKLQVKRFKPAEDPKNTYLTDEKGLWAWLTTVDHKKIGLMYLGAVAFFFLLGGLLALALRTELWTPAKTFIEADTYNQIFTLHGAIMVFFVLVPSIPAALGNFILPMQVGAKDVAFPRLNLASFYIYVIGAIFTFIALFNNGLDTGWTFYTPYSTTTTTSVIWVTLGVFILGFSSILTGTNFITTIHKLRAPGITWSKLPLNIWALYATSIIQVLATPVLAITVLLLTMERFMGLGIFDPANGGDPVLFQHFFWFYSHPAVYIMIVPGFGIISEVITTFSKKHIFGYWAIALSSLAIAFIGFLVWGHHMFTSGQSAVATTVFSFLTFLVGIPTGIKILNWVATLYKGSIEMKTPMLYVFIFLFLFSIGGFTGIMLGSLSADIHLHDTYYVVAHFHYVMMGGTLMALLAGLHYWWPKMTGKMYSEVWGKISAVLVFIGFNLTFLPQFVMGAQGMPRRYYNYIDQFTPFHQTSTIGSYVLGLGLFITLFYLLHSLWRGKKAGSNPWNSRGLEWQATSPPDFHNFDHTPVVIHGPYDYHKPMEEFQLGLAVSHNGHGEETDVKESKVTTN; translated from the coding sequence ATGGCAACAGCTGAAGTATCATCTAATATCAAAAAATTACAGGTAAAGCGGTTCAAGCCGGCTGAAGATCCCAAGAATACCTACCTGACCGACGAGAAGGGGCTATGGGCATGGCTGACTACGGTTGATCACAAGAAGATCGGACTGATGTACCTGGGAGCCGTTGCGTTCTTCTTCCTGCTGGGAGGATTACTGGCACTGGCTCTGCGTACCGAATTATGGACCCCGGCCAAAACTTTTATCGAAGCCGATACCTACAACCAGATATTTACCCTGCACGGGGCGATCATGGTATTCTTTGTGTTGGTTCCGTCTATACCTGCAGCACTGGGTAACTTTATTTTACCGATGCAGGTGGGAGCGAAGGATGTAGCCTTCCCGCGGCTGAACCTTGCAAGTTTCTACATATACGTGATCGGTGCGATCTTTACCTTCATTGCACTTTTCAACAATGGTCTGGATACCGGATGGACCTTTTACACTCCGTATTCAACTACTACCACCACCAGTGTGATCTGGGTAACACTTGGGGTGTTTATCCTAGGGTTCTCTTCGATCCTGACCGGTACCAACTTCATCACCACTATTCACAAGCTCAGAGCACCGGGTATCACCTGGTCTAAGCTGCCACTGAATATCTGGGCGCTGTATGCTACCAGTATCATTCAGGTACTGGCTACTCCGGTACTGGCGATCACTGTATTACTGCTCACTATGGAGCGTTTCATGGGACTGGGTATCTTTGACCCGGCCAACGGGGGAGACCCGGTTCTCTTCCAGCACTTCTTCTGGTTCTATTCGCATCCGGCGGTATACATTATGATCGTACCCGGATTCGGTATTATCTCTGAAGTGATCACCACTTTTTCCAAAAAGCATATCTTCGGGTACTGGGCGATCGCCCTTTCATCTCTGGCTATTGCCTTTATTGGCTTCCTGGTATGGGGACACCACATGTTCACTTCCGGACAATCTGCCGTGGCAACAACCGTGTTCTCCTTCCTGACCTTCCTGGTAGGAATCCCTACCGGTATCAAGATCCTGAACTGGGTAGCTACACTGTATAAGGGATCGATCGAGATGAAGACACCGATGCTTTATGTATTCATTTTCCTATTCCTGTTCTCCATTGGAGGATTTACAGGGATCATGCTGGGTTCTCTGTCAGCTGACATTCACCTGCACGACACCTACTATGTAGTCGCTCACTTCCACTATGTGATGATGGGTGGTACGCTGATGGCCTTACTGGCAGGGCTGCATTACTGGTGGCCTAAGATGACCGGTAAGATGTACAGTGAAGTATGGGGCAAGATCTCTGCTGTGCTGGTATTCATCGGTTTCAACCTTACCTTCCTCCCACAGTTTGTAATGGGAGCACAGGGAATGCCAAGAAGATATTACAACTACATTGATCAGTTCACTCCATTCCACCAGACATCCACCATTGGGTCGTATGTGTTGGGACTGGGACTGTTCATCACTCTTTTCTACCTGCTGCACTCTCTCTGGAGAGGTAAGAAAGCCGGCTCTAATCCATGGAACAGCCGCGGACTGGAATGGCAGGCAACTTCACCACCCGACTTCCATAACTTTGATCACACACCGGTTGTGATCCATGGTCCATACGACTATCACAAGCCGATGGAAGAATTCCAGCTTGGACTGGCAGTATCGCACAACGGACACGGTGAAGAGACCGACGTAAAAGAATCAAAAGTAACAACCAATTAA
- a CDS encoding SCO family protein encodes MRRFALSAIVTLAVLSVSGTADAQLNQQQPEALQGVGIEEKLGDTIPMDLQFATSEGDSVRIGDLFEEGKPVLLNPLYYECPMLCGLVIDGMVNVIDELAWKPGEELIVISFSIDPKENAEVAARAKEKYISKLGDTSKGKGWYYLTGKQAAIDSLVNAVGFQYNEIEDTGEYAHPAAIMFLSPEGLITRYLYGIKYDEFNVRNALSESVDGKIGSTVERLVMYCYQYDPDSDSYAPVAINIMKLGGLATLIFLGIFLGLLWLREKRNNSTNKTEVI; translated from the coding sequence ATGAGACGCTTTGCACTGTCAGCCATTGTTACGCTTGCAGTGCTTTCTGTATCCGGTACAGCTGATGCACAGCTGAACCAGCAGCAGCCCGAAGCGCTGCAAGGCGTAGGTATCGAAGAGAAGTTAGGTGATACCATTCCTATGGATCTGCAGTTTGCTACATCCGAAGGCGACAGTGTACGAATAGGTGATCTTTTTGAGGAGGGGAAGCCGGTTTTACTGAACCCTCTGTACTATGAATGTCCGATGTTATGCGGACTGGTTATTGACGGAATGGTCAATGTGATCGATGAACTGGCATGGAAGCCGGGAGAGGAATTAATAGTGATCTCATTCTCCATCGACCCGAAAGAAAATGCAGAAGTGGCCGCAAGGGCAAAGGAAAAATATATTTCTAAACTGGGTGATACGTCCAAAGGAAAGGGCTGGTATTACCTGACAGGAAAACAGGCAGCGATCGATAGTTTGGTCAACGCAGTGGGTTTCCAGTATAACGAGATCGAAGACACCGGAGAATATGCACATCCGGCAGCGATCATGTTTCTGAGTCCCGAAGGATTGATCACCCGCTACCTGTATGGAATTAAATATGATGAGTTTAATGTGCGCAATGCACTCTCGGAATCGGTCGACGGAAAAATTGGGAGTACGGTTGAAAGACTGGTCATGTACTGCTATCAGTATGACCCCGATTCAGATAGCTACGCTCCCGTAGCAATAAATATTATGAAGTTAGGTGGCTTGGCTACACTGATATTTCTCGGTATATTCCTCGGGCTTCTTTGGCTTCGCGAAAAACGCAATAATTCAACAAACAAAACGGAAGTTATTTAA
- a CDS encoding PepSY-associated TM helix domain-containing protein, protein MTFKSVILFLHRWIGLFTGTIVFVLGLTGCIYVFEPELKDLFRQELIYAASPDERIKSPADIVSFIEEELGERDLEIALATYGDPSRSWKAVQQAENTAATSYFGETVIHRSMYVDPYTAENLGRVNEEFTFFHIIKAIHKSLLFSTRIGRPLTAWSTVIFLFMLGTGIFLWWPRKWNETGLTRSFRITTDKGSKRTYYDLHNVLGFYSSLVAVIIGFTGLYWAFPGTVEKSLNMLAGEGYRTPAENVQRFDRPEPEVSVDLKPFERVYQKAWERYPDAWSITFILSERVEDPLKAVVRPDEKVRFKESALYFDPETGDLISSEDYRDQSDGAKLAARIYDIHTGSVWGWPGRLLAFLASLISTSLPVTGFIVWFSRFGRKSRRF, encoded by the coding sequence ATGACCTTTAAATCTGTCATTTTATTTCTGCACCGGTGGATCGGGTTATTCACCGGGACTATTGTATTTGTGCTCGGACTCACCGGATGTATCTATGTATTTGAACCTGAATTAAAGGACCTCTTTCGTCAGGAACTCATTTATGCAGCGTCGCCCGATGAACGGATAAAATCTCCCGCCGATATCGTCTCGTTTATAGAGGAGGAGCTCGGTGAGAGGGACCTTGAGATTGCTCTTGCCACTTACGGTGATCCATCCCGTAGCTGGAAGGCAGTGCAACAGGCAGAAAATACAGCAGCAACTTCTTATTTCGGGGAGACGGTGATCCATCGGTCCATGTATGTGGATCCTTATACCGCAGAAAACCTGGGTAGGGTCAATGAAGAATTCACCTTCTTCCATATTATAAAAGCTATACATAAGAGTCTGTTATTCTCCACGAGGATCGGCCGGCCCCTTACAGCATGGTCCACGGTGATCTTTCTGTTTATGTTAGGTACGGGGATCTTTTTGTGGTGGCCGCGTAAATGGAATGAGACCGGGCTCACCAGGAGTTTCAGGATCACCACCGACAAAGGCAGTAAAAGAACCTATTATGATCTTCATAATGTGCTGGGATTTTATTCTTCGCTTGTTGCAGTGATCATAGGATTTACCGGTTTATACTGGGCTTTCCCCGGTACCGTAGAAAAAAGCCTGAATATGCTGGCAGGAGAGGGGTACAGGACCCCGGCGGAAAACGTGCAACGTTTTGACCGGCCTGAACCGGAAGTATCCGTAGATCTGAAGCCCTTCGAAAGAGTCTATCAAAAAGCATGGGAGAGGTATCCGGATGCCTGGAGCATCACCTTTATCTTGTCGGAGCGAGTTGAGGATCCCCTGAAAGCGGTCGTGCGGCCGGATGAAAAGGTTCGTTTTAAGGAGAGTGCCCTGTACTTTGATCCCGAAACCGGAGATCTGATCAGCAGCGAAGACTACCGTGATCAATCCGACGGAGCAAAACTGGCGGCCAGGATCTATGATATTCATACCGGGTCGGTATGGGGCTGGCCCGGACGATTGCTGGCCTTCCTTGCCAGCCTGATCAGTACCTCATTACCTGTAACCGGCTTTATTGTATGGTTTAGCCGCTTTGGCAGAAAATCGAGAAGGTTTTGA
- the coxB gene encoding cytochrome c oxidase subunit II, with protein MGRIFDFMLPELKSPATGATTDALIHFVNEVSLIFLVGITFALIYFAVKYRRRSEDDKTPVITHNNKLEITWSVIPLLLVMVVFGWGYKGWLNLNTVPDDAYEIQVTGFKWGWTFNYNTGAQIANEVHVPAGKPVKLVMKSQDVLHSFYVPEYRIKHDVLPNRYTFVWFQAEEAGESQVFCTEYCGTSHSNMLAKVIVHEPEDFETWLAKQGTGGGGTPVERGENLVQLQGCVTCHSQDGSDLIGPTFQGLWEREERLADGSTITVDENYIRESILDPSAKIVEGYQNQMASYEGRLTDEQISDIIEYIKTLN; from the coding sequence ATGGGCAGGATATTCGATTTTATGTTGCCGGAACTTAAGTCTCCGGCGACCGGTGCAACTACCGATGCCTTGATACATTTTGTTAATGAAGTAAGTCTGATCTTTCTTGTAGGGATCACATTTGCCCTCATTTACTTTGCTGTCAAGTATCGCCGCAGATCCGAAGACGATAAGACTCCGGTAATCACTCACAATAACAAACTTGAGATCACATGGTCTGTGATCCCGCTGCTGCTGGTTATGGTAGTATTTGGCTGGGGTTACAAAGGCTGGCTTAATCTGAATACCGTACCTGATGATGCTTATGAGATCCAGGTAACCGGATTCAAATGGGGCTGGACCTTCAACTATAATACCGGTGCTCAGATCGCAAATGAAGTACACGTACCTGCCGGTAAACCCGTGAAGCTGGTGATGAAGTCACAGGATGTGCTTCATTCCTTCTATGTTCCGGAATACCGTATAAAGCATGATGTGCTCCCGAACCGATACACCTTTGTATGGTTCCAGGCAGAAGAAGCCGGTGAATCACAGGTCTTTTGTACGGAATACTGCGGAACTTCCCACTCCAATATGTTAGCCAAAGTGATCGTACATGAACCGGAAGATTTCGAGACCTGGCTGGCTAAGCAGGGAACCGGTGGCGGTGGAACTCCTGTTGAAAGAGGAGAAAATCTGGTGCAGCTGCAGGGTTGTGTAACCTGTCACTCTCAGGATGGATCCGATCTGATCGGACCAACTTTCCAGGGACTCTGGGAAAGAGAAGAGCGACTTGCAGACGGAAGCACCATCACCGTAGATGAAAACTATATCCGCGAGTCTATCCTGGATCCTTCTGCCAAGATCGTTGAAGGATATCAGAATCAGATGGCAAGCTATGAGGGCCGCCTGACCGACGAGCAGATCTCCGACATTATTGAATACATCAAAACACTGAATTGA
- a CDS encoding cytochrome c oxidase subunit 3 family protein: MANHSTTHPAHLHHHFVDSDQQFDAAKMGMWVFLVNEILFFGGLFCAYIVFRAWYPDLFQEASHELNTLWGAVNTAVLIGSSLTVAMAIRSAQKDQQRGLRINLLITIALACVFMVIKAFEYSHKFELGIFPGEWYTYTGFEHPKASVFFSIYYMMTGVHALHVLVGIGLIFWIYRRSVKGEFSSEYYTPVEITGLYWHLVDLIWIFLFPLLYLIE; this comes from the coding sequence ATGGCGAATCATTCGACAACACACCCCGCGCATTTGCATCATCACTTTGTTGATTCCGATCAGCAGTTTGATGCGGCTAAAATGGGAATGTGGGTGTTTCTGGTAAATGAGATCCTGTTCTTCGGAGGACTCTTCTGTGCCTATATCGTTTTCAGGGCATGGTACCCGGATCTTTTTCAGGAAGCATCACATGAATTAAATACCCTGTGGGGTGCCGTAAACACTGCGGTTCTGATCGGTAGTAGTTTAACGGTTGCAATGGCGATCCGCTCTGCTCAGAAAGATCAGCAGCGCGGACTACGCATCAACCTGCTAATCACCATCGCGCTTGCCTGTGTGTTTATGGTCATTAAGGCCTTTGAATACTCACACAAGTTTGAACTGGGGATCTTCCCGGGTGAATGGTACACCTACACCGGATTTGAACATCCTAAAGCCTCGGTATTCTTCAGTATCTACTATATGATGACCGGCGTTCACGCCCTTCACGTACTGGTAGGTATTGGCCTGATCTTCTGGATCTACCGTCGCAGTGTGAAAGGCGAATTCAGCAGTGAATACTATACTCCGGTTGAGATCACAGGCCTTTACTGGCACCTTGTTGACCTTATCTGGATCTTCTTATTCCCGCTACTTTATTTAATCGAATGA
- a CDS encoding cytochrome C oxidase subunit IV family protein, with amino-acid sequence MSEHNHEHHISTAGQLWAVGIALLFLTVITVVFGKFVPIPSPFDIVFALSIALIKAFLVAAFFMNLYWDVKFNTMLLIGAATFFILMFSVTLLDTMFRVDVVPGF; translated from the coding sequence ATGAGCGAGCATAATCACGAACATCATATTTCGACCGCAGGTCAGCTTTGGGCAGTAGGTATAGCACTACTCTTCCTGACCGTTATCACCGTGGTATTCGGTAAATTTGTACCGATCCCATCACCGTTTGACATAGTATTTGCGCTATCCATTGCGCTGATCAAAGCATTTCTGGTAGCAGCATTCTTCATGAATCTGTACTGGGATGTGAAATTCAATACGATGCTTCTGATAGGAGCAGCAACCTTTTTTATCCTGATGTTCTCAGTAACATTACTGGATACCATGTTCAGGGTAGATGTGGTTCCAGGGTTCTAG
- a CDS encoding acyltransferase: MKNYFAHETAVIDEGCSIGDGTKIWHFSHIMKDAVIGPECNIGQNVVVSPEVKLGRNVKVQNNVSIYTGVECEDDVFLGPSMVFTNVINPRSAVVRRDEYQQTPVRKGASIGANATIICGNEIGAYAMIGAGAVITKEVKPYALVVGNPGQQIGWVSEYGHRLQFDEYGNATCPESGQEYELKEHQVTRSNKG; this comes from the coding sequence ATGAAAAATTACTTTGCACATGAAACCGCGGTCATCGATGAGGGCTGTTCTATCGGGGATGGGACGAAGATCTGGCATTTTTCGCATATCATGAAAGATGCGGTGATCGGACCGGAATGCAATATCGGCCAGAATGTGGTAGTTTCTCCGGAAGTAAAGCTCGGACGGAATGTGAAAGTGCAGAATAACGTATCCATTTATACCGGCGTAGAATGCGAAGATGATGTATTCCTGGGACCCTCCATGGTATTTACCAATGTGATCAATCCCCGGAGTGCCGTGGTGAGAAGAGACGAATATCAGCAGACACCGGTTCGTAAAGGGGCCAGTATAGGTGCGAATGCAACCATCATATGCGGTAATGAGATCGGGGCTTATGCCATGATCGGAGCCGGAGCGGTGATCACCAAAGAAGTGAAGCCCTATGCGCTGGTAGTGGGGAATCCGGGGCAGCAGATCGGCTGGGTGAGTGAATATGGTCACCGGCTGCAATTTGATGAATACGGAAATGCAACATGTCCCGAAAGCGGACAGGAATATGAACTGAAAGAGCATCAGGTAACCCGCAGTAATAAAGGGTAG
- a CDS encoding four helix bundle protein: MSNKLPDKEKYNINSQIVRAATSVALNIAEGSTSQSDSEQQRFISYSIRSLLEVIACLKILEEREYAKTYSNDIKQIRNNADTLFISLQAFRKALK, encoded by the coding sequence TTGAGCAATAAACTTCCGGATAAAGAAAAGTATAATATAAACTCACAGATCGTCAGGGCAGCGACGTCTGTGGCATTAAATATAGCCGAAGGATCAACTTCGCAATCTGATAGTGAACAACAAAGATTCATCAGTTATTCTATCAGGTCTCTGCTCGAAGTAATTGCCTGCCTGAAGATCCTTGAAGAAAGAGAATATGCTAAAACGTATTCAAACGATATTAAACAGATCAGAAACAACGCGGATACATTATTCATCAGCCTGCAGGCATTTCGTAAAGCACTCAAATAA